A window from Branchiostoma lanceolatum isolate klBraLanc5 chromosome 9, klBraLanc5.hap2, whole genome shotgun sequence encodes these proteins:
- the LOC136442162 gene encoding mucin-2-like isoform X2, which translates to MGDLRMTAKLIRGALPSALVILGILLLANTADGCGFASLWKSSVRENKHHVQKRAMPLDTPSEWGSFIPEPVSEKKDREERQLTKELQDVLCLPGCVHGDCIGMNTCLCHEGYHGYTCENALCNPECMNGGVCTAPYQCECPSGFKGDRCQTAVCSPPCENGGVCTQPNVCTCPAGYKGNHCATPICTNGCQNEGLCVAPEQCSCKDGWTGQACETPTCDEPCLHGGTCIAPNECACSQHYGGTRCQFSLFDNDDMQQFGAASTHPGRVCSAWSGRHFLTFDGRYFDFPAHADCSYLLAGDCIDYDFNVMVREDGECTEDRCTLRIDLRVKDTDITIQHKDGHHVTVNDKRVSLPYSYQGVNVESTGAYVRLYSATGVMVSWDGQGSVYVELDTDHHNKTCGLCGNFNGIDADDYRSRSGELLHNTMEFGNNWRMTGAQETCPYVPFDTPGTCAEVPADELQELFQICSVLSESADFRPCRNAMDPTPYVHACVSDLCSCAYESRDDCLCGALTQYSRACAHTGVVLSWRSQDFCWNECPAGKMYEECGTACPRTCRNLDSSYACAEHCVDGCFCPPGTVHHGNDCVQETNCTCLHNGREYQPGQTTRQGCNQCFCEGGRWTCTEHDCPATCSATGDPHYVSFDGRRFTFMGDCQYVLAKDCGRGLFSVFTENLPCGLDSAVTCTKTGTIVLKTASGKDVMVTFHQGGSVSVANVGVTLPYVQDDIVIHRSSSMFVTLTSSIGLIVEWDGETRMYVTVSPDFKGQTCGLCGNFNGNQLDDFTVKGMPETSVAAFGNSWKANADCLDVPRDQILEACAVNTQRADYANSMCGVINSPIFAACHRVVRPDPYFKECLFDVCECEMGERCLCSAVANYARACARNYAPVEWRSPELCPVECSGGQELQQCGSSCRTTCRSLSDPIQGCDDECVEGCNCPQGLFLDEDDNCVLPSECPCYHNGELYRPNEAIHRKGSTCYCQDGVMECYDSSVEPTEDKAVGGLRNREGRFAMCIPPMFFFSCFANPGSKGTECRTTCQNMHINDQCISNQCISGCMCAGGLVQDGYDCVLPYECPCYHNGQSYQSGETIQLDCNQCTCQGGDWQCSTHDCTATCTAYGESHYISFDGYRYQFYGACTYEFATDFCGGNEGTFRVQIQNERCGLWGTTCIKTITITLETVQIIFYKDRPGEPEVRPRPGIHDPCVTVTYNFRRVGFFLILTTDHGLTVMWDFGTRVYVTLSPEFRGHVCGLCGNFDGNQANDFTTRALDIAVQPEQFAASWQVNPLCVTTLDSKDDQNGTALHISPCLLNLHRLPWARRQCAIIHAAVFQPCHYTIDPQPWYEACVDDTCSCDMGGDCECFCTAVAAYAHACGEAGIPIRWRTPELCPTQCEDYNAVEVDCVWHYHPCGQPCEETCQNPDPSTCTLPCLAGCHPTCPNGTLLNEYTRECVEVCPTTLPVIVPSCTTTPPMVTELTSEVPTTTRPVVPTTTTSPTTPGRQTTTPGVPTTTSYEEPPTSTPVVEVFSTTTPEVPTTTQTVGPTTTIHHCCEWSDWMNSDNIIDTNDNETYPHLRDHYYMFCGEPEAIQCRTVDVNSEGQHLDVAQAGQVGVICDASVGLLCLGDLQLYTPQKVCFDYEVRVLCCDLCTTTGEVVSTTTEPRQPPTTTPGEEVVYTTTEPRQPPTTTPGEEVVYTTTEPRQPPTTTPGEEIVYTTTEPRQPPTTTPGEEVVYTTTEPRQPPTTTPGEEVVYTTTEPRQPPTTTPGEEVVYTTTEPRQPPTTTPGEEVVYTTTEPRQPPTTTPGEEVVYTTTEPRQPPTTTPGEEVVYTTTEPRQPPTTTPGEEVVYTTTEPRQPPTTTPGEEVVYTTTEPRQPPTTTPGEEVVYTTTEPRQPPTTTPGEEVVYTTTEPRQPPTTTPGEEVVYTTTEPRQPPTTTPGEEVVYTTTEPRQPPTTTPGEEVVYTTTEPRQPPTTTPGEEVVYTTTEPRQPPTTTPGEEVVYTTTEPRQPPTTTPGEEVVYTTTEPRQPPTTTPGEELVYTTTEPRQPPTTTPGEEVVYTTTEPRQPPTTTPGEEVVYTTTEPRQPPTTTPGEEVVYTTTEPRQPPTTTPGEEVVYTTTEPRQPPTTTPGEEVVYTTTEPRQPPTTTPGEELVYTTTEPQQPPTTTPGEEVVYTTTEPRQPPTTTPGEEVVYTTTEPRQPPTTTPGEEVVYTTTEPRQPPTTTPGEEVVYTTTEPRQPPTTTPGEELVYTTTEPRQPPTTTPGEEVVYTTTEPRQPPTTTPGEEVVYTTTEPRQPPTTTPGEELVYTTTEPQQPPTTTPGEEVVYTTTEPRQPPTTTPGEEVVYTTTEPRQPPTTTPGEEVVYTTTEPRQPPTTTPGEEVVYTTTEPRQPPTTTPGEEVVYTTTEPRQPPTTTPGEEVVYTTTEPRQPPTTTPGEEVVYTTTEPRQPPTTTPGEEVVYTTTEPRQPPTTTPGEEVVYTTTEPRQPPTTTPGEEVVYTTMEPRQPPTTTPGEEVVYTTTEPRQPPTTTPGEEVVYTTTEPRQPPTTTPGEEVVYTTTEPRQPPTTTPGEEVVYTTTEPRQPPTTTPGEEVVYTTTEPRQPPTTTPGEEVVYTTTEPRQPPTTTPGEEVLSTTTREVTTTTSGVPTESTIHPCCEWSDWMNSDNIIDTSDNETYHHLRDHYYSFCLEPEAIQCRTVDVNSEGQHLDVAQAGQVGVVCDASVGLLCLGELQLDTPQKVCFDYEVRVLCCDLCTTTGPTEATTPPVGPTTTPGLPTTTPGLPTTTTCPPCYVNGIVRPSGDSWSNTITACTTCTCECGQVLCQPLQCPAVTVPECVNGADPEYVEDPDNPCCRIWQCPCDCFLYGEPHYSTCDGRRFSHQGNCTYLMAKPIGSDEFQIWAQNFPCTKPAGAVATCTRSVSVIYGGFEVELGRTGVAIVNGQPLRPPVSVGGMTITRHGYHTMRLVIDALGVIVNYIELNYIASIYIPPEFFEDIEGLCGFYDNDQSNDFTLTDGSVTTDTEDFGYDWLVEGELEDCYVNTTDCVLGNVTTACEILATDVFEPCHDVVEYWQFLEDCEFDVCMDTSPCYTITAYAMACLEHEVCIDWRDLVPECPSQCPPDRIYTPCGTTCPATCQDQTASCGSGFMEDCACPDGFVLDVTTGDCIRDELCACVDHNNVPRQPGESWNVGPCRECTCNETANGDYIVSCHDITTCPTSCPPCYTLENSPGTCCGECVKTSCCEITDNGNVIEHAVNSTWSPGNDLCEVCECREMVTTGEAFEICSTIQCPDPGPTYCDEGQLVTESTVNGCCSFSYCTPPQSACVRYENQTELTVNGCTSAAPVTITWCEGRCPSGSHYHPESNSYEQECSCCGPAQTDTTPVDLTCSDGTVQTHYVTDIVSCDCEQKTRC; encoded by the exons ATGGGTGACTTACGGATGACAGCCAAACT AATAAGGGGCGCACTACCATCTGCCCTGGTCATCCTAGGAATACTACTGCTGGCAAACACTGCTG ATGGTTGTGGTTTTGCCAGTCTTTGGAAGTCGTCTGTCCGAGAAAACAAGCACCATGTGCAGAAGAGAGCGATGCCGCTGGACACTCC GTCTGAATGGGGTTCTTTTATTCCCGAGCCAGTAAGTGAAAAGAAGGACAGAGAAGAGCGGCAGTTGACCAAAGAACTGCAAGATG TTCTGTGCCTCCCCGGCTGCGTGCATGGTGACTGTATCGGGATGAACACGTGTCTGTGTCACGAGGGTTACCATGGATACACCTGCGAAAACG CCCTTTGTAACCCAGAGTGTATGAACGGAGGTGTTTGTACAGCCCCCTACCAATGCGAATGTCCTAGTGGCTTCAAGGGAGATCGGTGTCAAACAG CTGTTTGCTCCCCTCCTTGTGAAAACGGGGGCGTCTGCACACAGCCTAACGTGTGTACATGTCCAGCGGGCTACAAAGGAAACCACTGTGCAACCC CTATCTGTACGAATGGATGTCAGAACGAAGGCCTCTGTGTCGCTCCTGAACAGTGCAGCTGCAAGGACGGCTGGACCGGGCAGGCTTGTGAAACTC CAACATGTGACGAGCCCTGCCTTCACGGAGGGACCTGCATAGCACCTAATGAGTGCGCATGCTCACAACATTACGGAGGAACCAGATGCCAATTCA GCTTGTTCGACAATGACGACATGCAACAATTTGGAG CTGCGTCCACCCACCCCGGGCGTGTGTGTTCAGCCTGGAGCGGCAGGCACTTCCTGACGTTCGACGGGCGGTACTTTGACTTCCCCGCTCACGCCGACTGCAGCTACCTCCTAGCCGGAGACTGCATAGATTATGACTTCAACGTCATG GTACGTGAGGATGGGGAGTGCACTGAGGACAGATGTACGCTGAGGATCGACCTACGCGTCAAGGATACTGACATCACCATACAGCATAAAGACGGGCACCACGTTACCGTCAACGACAAAAG GGTGTCGCTGCCGTACTCGTACCAGGGCGTCAACGTGGAGTCGACGGGCGCGTACGTCCGGCTGTACAGCGCGACTGGCGTGATGGTGTCCTGGGACGGTCAGGGGAGCGTGTACGTGGAACTGGACACTGACCACCACAACAAGACGTGCGGTCTCTGCGGAAACTTCAACGGCATCGATGCTGATGACTACAGATCAAGATCAG GAGAACTGCTGCACAACACCATGGAGTTCGGTAACAACTGGAGGATGACGGGAGCGCAGGAAACCTGCCCGTACGTCCCGTTCGACACGCCCGGCACTTGCGCTGAAGTACCAGCGGACGAACTGCAG GAACTTTTCCAGATCTGCAGTGTTCTATCAGAGAGCGCCGACTTCAGACCCTGCCGAAACGCCATGGACCCTACACCGTACGTCCACGCATGCGTGTCAGACCTGTGCAGCTGCGCTTACGAGTCACGTGATGACTGTTTGTGTGGTGCACTTACCCAGTACTCTCGTGCATGCGCACACACTGGGGTCGTCTTGTCTTGGAGGTCCCAGGATTTCTGCT GGAACGAGTGTCCTGCTGGAAAGATGTACGAAGAATGCGGTACCGCCTGTCCACGCACCTGCCGCAACCTCGACTCCAGCTACGCCTGCGCAGAACACTGCGTCGACGGCTGCTTCTGTCCACCCGGCACGGTGCATCATGGGAACGACTGCGTGCAGGAGACGAACTGCACCTGTCTGCACAACGGGAGGGAGTACCAGCCGGGGCAGACCACGCGGCAAGGATGCAACCAATG CTTCTGTGAGGGTGGAAGGTGGACATGCACGGAACACGATTGCCCCG CTACCTGCTCGGCGACCGGTGACCCCCACTACGTGTCGTTTGACGGTCGGCGGTTCACGTTTATGGGCGACTGTCAGTATGTCCTGGCAAAG GACTGTGGAAGAGGACTTTTCTCTGTCTTCACGGAGAACCTGCCCTGCGGGCTGGACTCGGCCGTCACCTGCACCAAAACTGGCACCATCGTCCTCAAGACGGCCTCCGGGAAGGACGTCATGGTGACGTTTCACCAGGGAGGTTCCGTCAGCGTGGCGAACGTCGGCGTTACACTGCCGTATGTGCAAG ACGATATCGTCATCCACCGATCATCGTCCATGTTCGTGACGCTGACGTCATCGATCGGGCTGATTGTTGAATGGGACGGCGAGACCCGAATGTACGTCACCGTCAGCCCGGACTTCAAG GGCCAAACATGCGGACTTTGTGGAAACTTCAACGGGAACCAGCTAGACGACTTCACGGTAAAGGGTATGCCTGAGACGTCCGTGGCGGCCTTCGGCAACAGTTGGAAGGCGAACGCAGACTGTTTGGACGTGCCCAGGGACCAGATTCTGGAGGCTTGTGCTGTGAATACCCAGCGAG CTGACTATGCCAATTCCATGTGTGGCGTCATCAACAGCCCCATCTTTGCTGCCTGCCATCGAGTTGTGCGGCCAGATCCATACTTCAAG GAGTGCCTATTtgatgtgtgtgagtgtgagatGGGAGAGAGGTGTCTCTGCTCAGCTGTCGCTAACTACGCCCGGGCCTGCGCTAGGAACTATGCTCCCGTGGAATGGAGATCACCAGAACTATGCC CTGTTGAGTGCAGCGGTGGACAGGAGCTGCAGCAGTGTGGATCCTCCTGCAGGACCACGTGCAGGTCACTGTCTGACCCGATCCAGGGCTGCGACGACGAGTGTGTGGAGGGCTGCAACTGTCCACAAG GACTCTTCCTTGATGAGGACGATAACTGTGTGCTCCCGTCGGAGTGCCCCTGTTACCACAATGGAGAACTCTACAGGCCGAATGAGGCCATTCATAGGAAGGGATCAACATG CTACTGCCAGGATGGTGTCATGGAGTGCTATGATTCCTCAGTCGAACCGACGGAGGACAAGGCTGTGGGAGGACTTCGCAATCGGGAGG GTCGCTTTGCCATGTGCATCCCACCGATGTTCTTCTTCAGCTGTTTCGCCAACCCTGGCTCCAAAGGCACAGAGTGCAGGACGACATGTCAGAACATGCACATCAACGACCAGTGCATCTCCAACCAGTGCATATCAG GATGTATGTGTGCAGGTGGTCTGGTACAAGATGGCTATGACTGCGTCCTACCCTACGAGTGTCCTTGTTACCACAACGGACAAAGCTACCAATCCGGGGAGACCATCCAACTGGACTGCAATCAATG TACGTGCCAAGGCGGAGACTGGCAGTGCAGCACACATGACTGTACGGCAACCTGCACCGCGTATGGAGAGTCGCACTACATCTCATTCGATGGGTACCGCTATCAGTTCTACGGAGCCTGTACTTATGAATTTGCCACG GACTTCTGTGGTGGCAATGAAGGGACATTCCGCGTGCAGATACAGAACGAACGGTGTGGTTTGTGGGGAACGACCTGCATCAAGACCATCACGATCACGTTAGAAACCGTACAGATCATTTTCTACAAAGACCGACCAGGAGAGCCGGAGGTCCGTCCGCGCCCGGGCATCCACGACCCGTGCGTCACTGTCACGTACAACTTTAGAC GGGTTGGATTTTTCCTCATCCTGACAACCGACCATGGCCTGACGGTGATGTGGGACTTCGGAACCCGCGTGTACGTCACACTGTCCCCGGAGTTCAG AGGACATGTCTGTGGTCTGTGTGGAAACTTTGACGGGAACCAGGCGAATGACTTCACCACCAGGGCCCTGGACATAGCTGTGCAGCCGGAGCAGTTCGCAGCGAGCTGGCAG GTGAACCCGCTGTGCGTCACAACCCTTGACAGTAAGGATGACCAGAATGGTACGGCGTTACACATCAGTCCGTGTCTCCTCAACCTGCACCGCCTCCCCTGGGCACGGCGACAGTGTGCCATCATACATGCAGCCGTCTTTCAGCCATGCCATTACACG ATCGACCCCCAGCCGTGGTACGAAGCCTGTGTTGATGACACTTGTTCATGTGACATGGGAGGGGACTGTGAGTGTTTCTGTACCGCCGTGGCAGCATACGCACATGCCTGTGGTGAAGCCGGCATTCCTATCAGATGGCGGACTCCAGAATTGTGTC CTACACAGTGCGAAGACTACAATGCAGTGGAAGTCGACTGTGTCTGGCACTACCATCCGTGTGGACAGCCATGTGAGGAAACCTGCCAGAACCCAGACCCATCCACATGTACTCTACCGTGCCTAGCGGGCTGCCACCCCACTTGTCCGAACGGCACGTTGTTGAATGAGTACACACGAGAGTGTGTTGAGGTATGTCCTACAACATTGCCAGTGATAGTGCCTTCTTGCACCACCACACCACCTATGGTTACGGAACTAACATCGGAGGTCCCTACCACAACACGACCAGTAGTCCCTACCACAACAACATCACCAACAACACCTGGCAGACAAACAACAACCCCAGGGGTCCCTACTACGACATCATATGAAGAGC CTCCAACATCCACACCCGTAGTGGAAGTGTTTTCAACAACGACACCAGAGGTCCCTACCACGACACAAACTGTGGGGCCTACAACAACAATCCATCATTGCTGTGAGTGGTCTGACTGGATGAATTCTGATAACATTATCGATACAAATGACAACGAAACATATCCTCATCTGAGAGACCACTACTACATGTTTTGTGGCGAGCCGGAAGCCATTCAGTGTAGAACAGTTGATGTTAATTCTGAAGGTCAGCATCTGGACGTTGCCCAGGCTGGACAGGTGGGAGTAATATGCGATGCTTCAGTCGGACTGCTTTGTCTTGGTGACCTGCAGCTTTATACCCCGCAAAAGGTTTGCTTTGACTATGAAGTGCGAGTGCTATGCTGTGACCTTTGCACCACTACTGGAGAGGTGGTATCcacaacgacggagccgcgacagcctccaaccaccacacccggagaggaggttgtctacacaacgacggagccgcgacagcctccaaccaccacaccaggagaggaggtggtctacacaacgacggagccgcgacagcctccaaccaccacaccgGGAGAGGAGATTGTCTACACAACGACAgagccgcgacagcctccaactaccacacccggagaggaggtggtctacacaacgacggagccgcgacagccACCAACCACCACACCAGGAGAGGAGGTtgtctacacaacgacggagccgcgacagcctccaaccaccacacccggagaggaggtggtctacacaacgacggagccgcgacagcctccaaccaccacacccggagaggaggtggtctacacaacgacggagccgcgacagcctccaaccaccacacccggagaggaggttgtctacacaacgacggagccgcgacagcctccaaccaccacacccggagaggaggtggtctacacaacgacggagccgcgacagcctccaaccaccacacccggagaggaggtggtctacacaacgacggagccgcgacagcctccaaccaccacacctGGAGAGGAGGTtgtctacacaacgacggagccgcgacagcctccaaccaccacacccggagaggaggtggtctacacaacgacggagccgcgacagcctccaaccaccacaccaggagaggaggtggtctacacaacgacggagccgcgacagcctccaaccaccacacccggagaggaggtggtctacacaacgacggagccgcgacagcctccaaccaccacacccggagaggaggttgtctacacaacgacggagccgcgacagcctccaaccaccacacccggagaggaggtggtctacacaacgacggagccgcgacagcctccaaccaccacacccggagaggaggtggtctacacaacgacggagccgcgacagcctccaaccaccacacccggagaggaggtggtctacacaacgacggagccgcgacagcctccaaccaccacaccgggagaggaggtggtctacacaacgacggagccgcgacagcctccaaccaccacacccggagaggagttggtctacacaacgacggaaccgcgacagcctccaaccaccacacccggagaggaggttgtctacacaacgacggagccgcgacagcctccaaccaccacaccgGGAGAGGAGGTtgtctacacaacgacggagccgcgacagcctccaaccaccacacccggagaggaggtggtctacacaacgacggagccgcgacagcctccaaccaccacacccggagaggaggtggtctacacaacgacggagccgcgacagcctccaaccaccacaccgggagaggaggtggtctacacaacgacggagccgcgacagcctccaaccaccacacccggagaggagttggtctacacaacgacggagccgcagcagcctccaaccaccacacccggagaggaggtggtctacacaacgacggagccgcgacagcctccaaccaccacacccggagaggaggttgtctacacaacgacggagccgcgacagcctccaaccaccacacccggagaggaggtggtctacacaacgacggagccgcgacagcctccaaccaccacaccgGGAGAGGAGGTtgtctacacaacgacggagccgcgacagcctccaaccaccacacccggagaggagttggtctacacaacgacggagccgcgacagcctccaaccaccacaccgGGAGAG gaggtggtctacacaacgacggagccgcgacagcctccaaccaccacaccgggagaggaggtggtctacacaacgacggagccgcgacagcctccaaccaccacacccggagaggagttggtctacacaacgacggagccgcagcagcctccaaccaccacacccggagaggaggtggtctacacaacgacggagccgcgacagcctccaaccaccacacccggagaggaggttgtctacacaacgacggagccgcgacagcctccaaccaccacacccggagaggaggtggtctacacaacgacggagccgcgacagcctccaaccaccacaccgGGAGAGGAGGTtgtctacacaacgacggagccgcgacagcctccaaccaccacacccggagaggaggtggtctacacaacgacggagccgcgacagcctccaaccaccacaccgggagaggaggtggtctacacaacgacggaaccgcgacagcctccaaccaccacacccggagaggaggtggtctacacaacgacggagccgcgacaacctccaaccaccacacccggagaggaggtggtctacacaacgacggagccgcgacagcctccaaccaccacacccggagaggaggttgtctacacaacgacggagccgcgacagcctccaaccaccacacccggagaggaggtggtctacacaacgatggagccgcgacagcctccaaccaccacacccggagaggaggttgtctacacaacgacggagccgcgacagcctccaaccaccacaccgggagaggaggtggtctacacaacgacggagccgcgacagcctccaaccaccacacccggagaggaggtggtctacacaacgacggagccgcgacagcctccaaccaccacaccaggagaggaggtggtctacacaacgacggaaccgcgacagcctccaaccaccacaccaGGAGAGGAGGTtgtctacacaacgacggaaccgcgacagcctccaaccaccacaccaggagaggaggtggtctacacaacgacggagccgcgacagcctccaaccaccacacccggagaggaggtgctttcaacaacaacaagagagGTTACTACCACGACATCAGGGGTCCCCACCGAATCAACAATCCATCCTTGCTGTGAGTGGTCTGACTGGATGAATTCTGACAATATCATCGATACGTCTGACAACGAAACATATCATCACCTGAGAGACCATTACTACAGCTTCTGCTTGGAGCCCGAAGCCATTCAGTGTAGAACTGTCGACGTTAATTCCGAAGGTCAGCATCTGGACGTTGCCCAGGCTGGACAGGTGGGAGTAGTATGTGATGCTTCAGTTGGGCTACTTTGTCTTGGTGAACTGCAGCTCGATACCCCACAAAAGGTTTGCTTTGACTATGAAGTGCGAGTGCTATGCTGTGACCTCTGCACCACTACTGGGCCAACAGAAGCCACGACACCACCTGTGGGCCCTACCACGACACCAGGGCTTCCTACCACAACACCAGGGCTTCCCACCACAACAACATGTCCACCATGTTACGTTAACGGTATTGTAAGACCG AGTGGAGACTCCTGGTCCAATACTATCACCGCCTGTACTACCTGCACCTGCGAGTGTGGACAAGTTCTGTGCCAGCCACTACAATGCCCAGCTGTGACAGTACCTGAGTGTGTTAACGGCGCCGATCCCGAATACGTGGAGGATCCTGACAACCCCTGCTGCAGGATTTGGCAATGCCCAT GCGACTGCTTCCTCTATGGCGAGCCCCATTACTCGACCTGTGACGGCAGGAGATTCTCTCACCAAGGAAACTGCACCTACCTGATGGCAAAACCGATCGGCTCAGACGAATTCCAGATTTGGGCCCAGAACTTCCCCTGCACCAAACCTGCAGGGGCGGTGGCGACCTGCACTAGGAGCGTTTCTGTGATTTATGGGGGATTTGAGGTGGAGCTCGGCAGGACAGGAGTG GCAATAGTGAATGGCCAGCCGTTGAGACCCCCGGTGTCCGTCGGTGGAATGACTATCACCCGGCATGGCTACCACACCATGCGTCTGGTCATCGACGCCCTTGGCGTGATAGTCAACTACATCGAGCTGAACTACATCGCCTCTATCTACATCCCGCCCGAATTCTTCGAGGACATTGAGGGTCTCTGTG GTTTCTATGACAACGACCAATCGAATGACTTCACTCTAACGGACGGCAGCGTGACGACGGACACTGAAGACTTCGGCTATGATTGGCTGGTTGAAGGGGAACTGGAGGACTGCTACGTCAACACCACAGACTGCGTACTCGGCAACGTCACAACGGCGTGCGAGATCCTGGCAACCGAC GTATTCGAGCCCTGTCATGACGTGGTTGAGTACTGGCAGTTCCTGGAGGACTGCGAGTTTGACGTCTGTATGGACACATCCCCATGTTACACCATCACTGCCTACGCCATGGCCTGTCTGGAGCACGAGGTGTGCATAGACTGGAGAGACCTCGTACCAGAATGCC CATCCCAATGTCCGCCGGACAGAATCTATACCCCATGCGGTACCACCTGTCCCGCCACCTGTCAGGACCAAACTGCCAGCTGCGGCAGCGGCTTCATGGAGGACTGCGCATGTCCGGACGGCTTTGTGTTGGACGTGACGACAGGAGACTGCATTCGCGATGAGCTTTGTG